From Caretta caretta isolate rCarCar2 chromosome 14, rCarCar1.hap1, whole genome shotgun sequence, the proteins below share one genomic window:
- the NRM gene encoding nurim has protein sequence MAASLLLLVPALGSFLFTFGTGVELIRFASLRAVLPGGRRPEATPSVEWGAALQDPGVLWPLAMDLGLVALFVLQHSLMATALVKRWTTSCFGVLQRSFYVFCTALALQLLMRYWQPVRHGPLLWNACTEPWDTWVPLICFILHFIAWLVIFSVTLIFDYAELMGVKQVYYHCLGMGDPLALKSVRAVRLYSHLRHPVYLEFLLVLWAVPCLSLDRLLLAGLFTTYLSCGHSLDQQDYLYLRAQLDKKFLVFSREEAAYGDLLAHNGPAAGKES, from the exons ATGGCGgcctcgctgctgctgctggtcccGGCCCTGGGCAGCTTCCTCTTCACCTTCGGCACCGGCGTGGAGCTGATCCGCTTCGCCTCGCTGCGCGCCGTGCTGCCCGGCGGGCGGCGGCCGG AGGCCACCCCCAGCGTGGAGTGGGGGGCTGCCCTGCAGGACCCCGGGGTGCTGTGGCCCCTAGCCATGGACCTGGGCCTGGTGGCACTCTTCGTGCTGCAGCATAGCCTCATGGCCACCGCGCTGGTCAAGCGCTGGACCACCAGCTGCTTCGGGGTGCTGCAGAGATCCTTTTACGTCTTCTGCACCGCCCTGGCCCTCCAG CTGCTGATGCGGTACTGGCAACCCGTCCGGCATGGCCCCCTGCTCTGGAACGCCTGCACGGAGCCCTGGGACACCTGGGTCCCGCTCATCTGCTTCATCCTGCACTTCATCGCCTGGTTGGTTATCTTCAGCGTCACCCTCATCTTCGACTATGCTGAGCTCATGGGAGTCAAACAG gttTATTACCACTGCCTGGGCATGGGGGACCCATTGGCGCTGAAGTCCGTGCGGGCCGTGCGGCTCTATTCCCACCTTCGCCACCCTGTCTACCTGGAGTTCTTGCTGGTGCTTTGGGCCGTGCCCTGCCTGTCTCTGGatcgcctcctgctggctggccTCTTCACCACCTACCTGAGCTGCGGGCACAGCCTGGACCAGCAGGACTACCTCTACCTGCGTGCCCAGCTCGACAAGAAATTCCTGGTCTTCTCCCGCGAGGAGGCAGCCTATGGGGACCTGCTGGCCCACAATGGCCCTGCGGCTGGCAAGGAGAGCTGA